In Syngnathus scovelli strain Florida chromosome 10, RoL_Ssco_1.2, whole genome shotgun sequence, the following are encoded in one genomic region:
- the frem1b gene encoding FRAS1-related extracellular matrix protein 1b isoform X4, with product MAAMSASPPLLLLLLLAGAVAGVIVEVNAGMQVARGRSAFLGKEMLQIRTEPDAHCKVEVVLNQPLTQRVGRMTPQVFDCDFLPDEVVYQHNGSPLLDSDQVLLRVYRLGSSETRVETVVVRVRVVDRSPGLVDLGPTTLGVPNFYALSNAIDRSVVNIRSQHGAACTVRLVTAAGVLTAGQLVREDDPLQRKGMGLFTKPPTSFHGPTDSFEGRDVAALCPGNRACASGTKEVHFLKTNCHDFLSLGLKYRHLSPPSPDLDYIAISVELREQETRALLETQSLWLPVRIVGATPNQPPRATFMASFILEVDQFVLTPITTATLDAEDLEGPKDGLAFNVSVPPPRGYITHLDKHSKPVGSFSWSDLHYLKVAYQPPNSSRPARDNFQMEFRAIDASDAFSPPIVVHVSIRAAETDAPRVSWNTGLDLLEGQSRAITWEELQIVDRDNLDDVVLVAVDGPTHGCLIVRGVKAFAFGVRDLREGMVAYEHSDSESTRDHVVFRISDGRHSLRYKFPINILPRDDMPPSLVNNVALEVPEGGALRLRPAALLASDPDSPDDHILFRVDTLPRAGRLVSRADPRNPGLPVTSFLQRELTQGLIFYQHSGDEIFEDSFDVTLADSHVPPNLSEAYTVSVVVFPMEDELPVESGGSVRHLTLKETQVAFVTRAHLRFSHPEHPHADLTYTITLPCHSPTRPSLMDAGRLIFVDGAAALRRDPTAPALKSFTQHGVDHLKVAYMPPLEDIGPDPLDVRFVFTVSDRRGGALSGLDFNITVTPVNDRPPEAFTNLLRVEEGGTVCVTDEHVLVRDSDTHQSNLKVLLERPPRCGRLELRGQSLGPGDSFTLADLRGLAVRYVHDDSESTEDDAGLRVTDGVNAVLLDLLIHVVPVNDVPPQLNAGLQGELRCPEGGRVQLTADYVAATDRDSEDAELIFMLLRKPARGELHRAGLPVDKFTQMDLLQGHVFYVHTGGEIGPASTSDTVTLIISDGNEGGTDGCCVPLHGTLPVYDLNITLLPVNNKIPSVVLGASALQVDEGLRVCLRGAILGASDPDSTPEQLTFHLDAKPLHGFLENVQPAAGSEKSNAGIAVESFKLDELTSGFVNYVQSEHKGAEPTADRLLISVSDGLHHSASVPVDIVIKPTNDEAPSLRLANFTVKEGGTRELTPSLLDAFDLDAPPDELTFSLSAAPAHGSLKASVSHPGKEASASAIAVMSFTLRQLRQGMHLWYAHDDSESLDDRLTLRLTDGVHSLSATATVTVQPVDDHPPHLLKNAGAEVEPGVRRRLSTVVLQAEDADTPAHELFYLLHATPRLGNLQLESETGPMELGAGQNFTQDDVDANRLSYMPGERTDAAGFKGHDGFSFSLSDLEHQSSLHTFSINISAAHKGDIFVWTGEVRVRAGERVVLNTDFLRAWDGGGRPKRLRYTVTVAPRHGLLHAGTQPGVPLDTFTQMDVAAQRVCYTHDNGQLQRSDTFSFVVSNGERTQVGSVHLSIEEVDRIPPTLEVNAGMRVQDGGMATITAEHLRLSDAQASASKLTFTLTRLPRYGRLLLRGIPLGSAPSLLTQAGFTQADVDGRQLAYRHDPGADPTSRPLNDSFHFLPADGRNRGYLKYGQLRTEPAVFHIHVEHADRSAPFLTALGCPSEVVQLSDSRQALLITSKHLRAADTRSPSDQLQFAVITPPRFGHLENIRTGAYVQGRFSQRDVEGRSLVYVVPADVDVTEDGFLFRLSDPAGNVAVPQMLNLSWSRIELTASCFRMCETAGMLQIQIQRRGKSVDPAYVAIQAQDGTAKAGRDFTHSTAGLIQFDPGVDRKTWNIYLEADGLEENDEDFTVTLRNPKNAVLGQTTSAKVEIIDPRGGRCNLSIEQTAKATPPPTVATPPLAVATLLPAEDDVMLDVEAELLWETTHPPRGDVPNRRPFTDDHGQEDLQDQPHPPHTHKEVAKNAGNDGLKVLSASAKPDQKVWTFHSLTSLRLEEAVAVAPPADSATDEHHPGTAPVADDAEVDSHQRKMGRSLGGRCQEGWTHHGGCCYLASLFLGNWASAERACSLLSNSSLPSVRSRRELGWLWRFVGRKPFWMGSIKMAATHRGLSGASPCLLAKSSSRWTSADCNADVQHAFICEAPPLTRTR from the exons TCGCCCGGCCTGGTGGACTTGGGCCCGACCACCCTGGGGGTTCCCAACTTTTATGCACTCTCCAATGCCATTGACCGCTCGGTCGTCAACATCAGAAGCCAGCACGGTGCGGCGTGCACCGTGCGATTGGTCACCGCCGCTGGAGTGCTGACCGCCGGCCAGCTGGTGCGGGAGGACGATCCTCTCCAGAGGAAAGGTATGGGGCTGTTTACCAAGCCCCCCACTTCCTTCCACGGTCCGACCGACTCATTTGAAG GTCGTGACGTGGCAGCACTTTGCCCGGGCAACCGAGCCTGCGCGTCGGGCACCAAGGAAGTCCATTTCCTGAAGACCAACTGCCACGACTTCCTGAGTTTGGGCCTCAAGTACCGACACCTAAGCCCGCCCTCGCCCGACCTTGACTACATCGCCATCAGCGTGGAGCTGAGGGAGCAGGAGACCAGGGCTCTGCTGGAG ACGCAGTCTCTGTGGCTGCCTGTCCGGATCGTCGGGGCAACGCCCAACCAGCCACCGCGGGCCACCTTCATGGCGTCCTTCATCCTGGAAGTGGACCAGTTTGTCCTGACGCCCATCACCACCGCCACACTGGACGCTGAAGACCTCGAGGGCCCCAAAGACGGGCTGGCGTTCAACGTGAGCGTCCCACCTCCCCGAGGCTACATCACCCACCTGGACAAGCATAGCAAGCCGGTCGGCTCATTCAGCTGGTCCGACCTCCACTACCTTAAGGTGGCCTACCAGCCGCCCAACAGCAGCCGCCCCGCGCGCGACAACTTTCAG ATGGAGTTCCGGGCCATTGATGCTTCCGACGCTTTCAGTCCGCCCATTGTTGTCCATGTGTCCATCAGGGCAGCGGAGACCGACGCGCCCCGGGTCTCCTGGAACACGG GTTTAGACCTGCTGGAGGGTCAATCGCGAGCCATCACGTGGGAGGAGCTGCAGATTGTGGACCGCGACAACCTCGATGACGTCGTCCTGGTTGCTGTGGATGGGCCCACCCACGGGTGCCTCATTGTGAGAG GTGTGAAGGCGTTTGCGTTCGGTGTGCGAGACCTGCGCGAGGGCATGGTGGCCTACGAGCACTCGGACAGTGAGAGCACCCGCGATCATGTGGTCTTCCGCATCAGCGACGGGCGCCATAGCCTGCGCTATAAGTTCCCCATCAACATCCTGCCACGCGACGACATGCCGCCCTCCCTGGTCAACAATGTGGCGCTGGAGGTGCCCGAGGGTGGCGCCCTCAGGCTGCGCCCAGCCGCCCTCTTAGCCTCCGACCCGGATTCGCCCGACGACCACATCCTCTTCAGGGTGGACACCCTCCCCAGGGCCGGCCGGCTTGTCTCCAGAGCCGACCCACGCAACCccg GCCTTCCAGTCACTTCCTTCCTCCAGCGCGAGTTGACTCAGGGTCTGATCTTCTACCAACACTCCGGAGACGAAATCTTTGAGGACTCCTTTGATGTCACGCTGGCCGACTCGCACGTGCCGCCCAACCTCTCGGAAGCTTAC ACGGTGTCAGTGGTGGTGTTCCCGATGGAGGACGAGCTCCCGGTGGAGTCCGGAGGCAGCGTGCGTCACCTGACGCTGAAGGAGACTCAAGTGGCCTTTGTCACCCGCGCGCACCTGCGCTTCAGCCACCCCGAACACCCACATGCCGACCTCACCTACACCATCACCCTGCCCTGTCACAGCCCGACGCGTCCCAG TTTGATGGACGCCGGCCGCCTCATCTTTGTAGACGGCGCCGCCGCCCTGCGGCGGGACCCCACGGCGCCGGCGCTCAAGTCCTTCACACAG CACGGGGTCGACCACCTGAAGGTGGCGTACATGCCGCCCCTGGAGGACATCGGCCCTGACCCACTCGATGTCCGATTTGTCTTCACTGTCAGCGACCGTCGCGGCGGTGCCCTTTCCGGCCTTGACTTCAATATCACCGTCACACCCGTGAACGACCGGCCGCCCGAG GCTTTCACCAACCTGCTGCGCGTGGAGGAAGGTGGGACGGTGTGCGTGACGGACGAGCACGTGCTGGTGCGCGACAGCGACACCCACCAATCGAACCTCAAGGTGTTGCTGGAGCGCCCGCCGCGCTGCGGTCGACTGGAACTGCGTGGGCAGAGCCTGGGACCCGGCGACTCATTCACGCTGGCCGATCTCAGAGGACTCGCCGTCAG GTACGTCCACGACGACTCGGAGAGCACAGAGGACGACGCCGGACTTCGCGTGACGGATGGCGTCAACGCCGTCTTGCTAGACCTGCTCATCCAC GTGGTGCCCGTGAACGACGTACCTCCGCAGCTGAACGCGGGCCTGCAGGGCGAGCTGCGCTGCCCCGAGGGCGGCCGCGTCCAGCTGACTGCTGACTACGTGGCGGCCACTGACCGCGACAGTGAGGATGCCGAGCTGATTTTCATGTTGCTGCGGAAGCCCGCCAGGGGCGAGCTGCACAGGGCGGGACTTCCAGTGGACAAGTTCACCCAGATGGACCTCCTGCAGGGTCACGTGTTCTACGTGCACACGG GTGGCGAGATTGGCCCCGCCTCCACATCCGACACCGTCACGCTCATCATCTCCGACGGCAACGAGGGCGGGACAGACGGCTGTTGCGTACCTCTGCATGGCACGCTCCCTGTGTACGACCTCAACATCACGCTGCTTCCGGTCAATAACAAAATTCCCAGCGTGGTCCTGG GAGCGTCCGCGTTGCAGGTGGACGAGGGTTTGAGGGTGTGCCTGCGCGGAGCCATCCTGGGGGCCTCGGACCCCGATAGCACTCCCGAGCAGCTGACCTTTCACTTGGATGCCAAGCCCCTGCACGGCTTCCTGGAAAACGTTCAGCCAGCAGCCGGGTCAGAAAAGAGCAATGCGGGAATCGCCGTAG AGTCATTCAAGCTGGACGAGTTGACGTCGGGCTTCGTCAACTACGTCCAATCAGAACACAAAGGGGCGGAGCCCACGGCGGACCGATTGCTCATTAGTGTGAGTGATGGCTTGCATCACTCTGCCTCTGTCCCCGTCGACATCGTCATCAAGCCCACCAATGATGAGGCGCCGTCGCTGCGTCTCGCCAACTTTACA GTGAAGGAGGGAGGCACGCGGGAGTTGACACCGTCCCTCCTGGACGCCTTTGACCTGGATGCCCCCCCGGACGAGCTGACCTTCAGCCTGTCAGCGGCGCCGGCGCACGGCAGCCTGAAGGCGAGCGTCTCCCACCCCGGAAAAGAGGCCAGCGCTTCCGCCATCGCCGTCATGTCCTTCACCCTGCGGCAGCTGCGCCAGG GCATGCACCTGTGGTACGCGCACGATGACTCGGAGAGTCTGGATGACCGGCTGACTCTGCGACTGACAGACGGCGTCCACTCGCTCAGTGCTACCGCCACCGTTACCGTGCAGCCCGTTGACGACCACCCGCCCCACCTCCTCAA GAATGCCGGGGCAGAGGTGGAGCCTGGTGTGCGGCGGCGGCTCTCTACCGTGGTCCTTCAGGCCGAGGATGCCGACACGCCGGCGCATGAACTCTTCTACCTGctgcacgccacgccacgcttgGGAAATCTGCAGTTGGAG AGCGAGACTGGCCCGATGGAGCTGGGGGCAGGTCAGAACTTCACTCAGGATGACGTGGATGCAAACCGGCTGAGCTACATGCCTGGCGAGCGCACCGACGCGGCCGGGTTCAAAGGTCACGACGGGTTCAGCTTCAGCCTCAGCGACCTGGAACACCAAAGCTCGCTCCACACCTTTTCTATCAACATCAGCGCCGCCCACAAAG GTGACATCTTTGTGTGGACGGGCGAGGTGCGCGTAAGGGCGGGAGAGCGCGTGGTCCTGAACACCGACTTCCTACGGGCGTGGGACGGCGGTGGGCGCCCCAAGCGGCTGCGCTACACGGTGACGGTGGCGCCGCGCCACGGCCTGCTGCACGCCGGAACGCAGCCTGGCGTGCCGCTCGACACCTTCACGCAAATGGACGTGGCTGCGCAGCGCGTCTGCTACACGCACGACAACGGGCAACTGCAACGCAGCGACACCTTCAG TTTTGTGGTGAGCAACGGTGAGCGGACACAAGTCGGCAGCGTGCATTTGTCCATCGAAGAGGTAGACCGCATCCCGCCGACGTTGGAGGTCAACGCGGGCATGCGCGTGCAAGACGGCGGCATGGCGACCATCACCGCCGAGCACCTGCGGCTCAGTGATGCTCAGGCGTCTGCCTCCAAGCTCACCTTCACGCTGACCCGGCTGCCGCGATACGGACGCTTGCTGCTGCGGGGCATCCCGCTCGGCTCCGCGCCCAGCCTCCTGACGCAGGCGGGCTTCACCCAGGCGGACGTGGATGGGCGCCAACTGGCTTACCGGCATGACCCGGGGGCCGACCCGACGAGCCGGCCGCTCAACGACAGCTTCCACTTCCTGCCTGCCGACGGCCGCAACCGGGGCTACTTGAAATACGGGCAGTTGAGGACGGAGCCGGCTGTCTTTCACATACAC GTGGAGCATGCGGACCGCTCGGCTCCCTTCCTAACTGCCTTGGGTTGCCCCAGCGAGGTGGTCCAGCTGAGCGACAGCCGCCAGGCACTGTTGATCACGTCCAAGCATCTGCGGGCCGCCGACACTCGCAGTCCGTCTGATCAGCTCCAGTTTGCCGTTATCACACCGCCCCGCTTTGGCCACCTGGAGAATATCCGCACCG GAGCTTAcgtccaaggccgtttctcacagCGAGATGTAGAGGGGCGCTCGCTGGTCTACGTGGTGCCTGCCGACGTAGACGTGACGGAAGACGGCTTCCTGTTCCGACTAAGCGACCCGGCAGGGAACGTCGCCGTGCCGCAAAT GCTGAACCTTTCCTGGTCCCGAATCGAGTTGACAGCCAGCTGTTTTCGGATGTGCGAGACGGCGGGAATGCTCCAGATCCAGATTCAACGGCGTGGGAAGAGTGTCGACCCGGCCTACGTGGCCATCCAG GCACAGGACGGGACTGCCAAAGCGGGTAGAGACTTTACACACAGCACAGCCGGACTGATACAGTTCGATCCAG GAGTGGACAGGAAAACGTGGAACATTTACCTGGAAGCCGACGGCCTGGAGGAGAATGACGAGGACTTCACGGTCACGTTGAGGAACCCCAAGAACGCCGTCTTGGGACAGACGACCTCAGCCAAGGTGGAAATAATTGACCCCAGAGGAG GACGTTGCAACCTCAGCATAGAGCAAACTGCCAAGGCCACTCCCCCTCCGACGGTTGCCACACCTCCTCTGGCGGTTGCCACACTCCTTCCGGCAGAGGATGACGTCATGCTGGATGTGGAGGCGGAGCTTCTGTGGGAGACCACCCACCCTCCCCGAGGCGACGTCCCGAACCGTCGACCCTTTACGGATGACCATGGCCAGGAAGATCTGCAGGACCAACcgcaccccccccacacacacaaagaagtcGCCAAAAATGCCGGCAATGATGGACTCAAG GTGCTGTCAGCGAGCGCAAAGCCGGACCAGAAAGTTTGGACG TTCCACAGTCTGACTTCTCTACGGTTGGAGGAGGCAGTGGCAGTGGCACCACCAGCAGATAGCGCCACCGATGAGCACCATCCAGGAACGGCCCCTGTGGCAGATGACGCGGAGGTGGACTCACACCAACGCAAA ATGGGGAGGTCGCTGGGTGGCCGCTGCCAAGAGGGCTGGACGCACCACGGCGGGTGCTGTTACCTGGCCAGCTTGTTCCTCGGCAACTGGGCCAGCGCCGAGCGCGCCTGCTCCCTCCT GTCCAACAGCAGCCTGCCAAGCGTCCGCTCCAGGCGAGAACTGGGCTGGCTCTGGAGATTTGTCGGCAGGAAACCCTTTTGGATGGGCAgcatcaagatggcggcaaCGCACCGAG GTCTTTCGGGGGCGTCGCCATGCTTGCTGGCGAAAAGCTCCTCCCGTTGGACATCCGCCGACTGCAACGCAGATGTGCAGCACGCCTTCATCTGTGAGGCACCACCGCTGACTCGCACTCGCTGA